A genome region from Bacteroides stercoris ATCC 43183 includes the following:
- a CDS encoding diacylglycerol/lipid kinase family protein — translation MDDSKKKISFIINPISGTQGKEQILKWLDEKLDKSRYIPEVIYTERAGHAVEIAALKAKEEAFAVVAIGGDGTINEIARSLVHTKTALGIIPCGSGNGLARHLQIPMDAKKAINIINEGLIDIIDYGKINDVPFFCTCGVGFDAFVSLQFSKAGRRGPLIYLEKTLLESLKYKPETYELEMDGSTLRYKAFLIACGNASQYGNNAYITPQATLNDGLLDVTILEPFTVLDVPALSFQLFNKTIDQNSRIKTFRCKTLRIHRSKQGVIHFDGDPMIMGENIDVNIIKRGLQVIVPKNVEKDSSNVLQRAQDYINGLKQINEAILEDITHTNRMILDKGKEQIKKLRKN, via the coding sequence ATGGACGATAGTAAAAAGAAAATATCATTTATAATAAACCCCATATCCGGTACTCAGGGTAAGGAGCAAATATTGAAATGGCTTGATGAAAAGTTGGATAAAAGCCGGTATATACCGGAAGTAATCTATACGGAACGGGCGGGGCACGCAGTTGAAATAGCCGCCCTAAAAGCTAAAGAAGAAGCTTTTGCCGTTGTTGCTATCGGCGGAGACGGAACTATTAATGAAATAGCACGTTCACTGGTACATACCAAAACTGCATTGGGAATCATTCCATGCGGTTCGGGAAACGGGCTTGCACGCCATCTGCAAATCCCTATGGATGCCAAAAAAGCAATCAACATCATTAACGAAGGATTGATAGACATTATTGACTATGGCAAAATCAATGATGTTCCTTTCTTCTGTACCTGCGGGGTAGGGTTCGACGCATTTGTCAGCCTACAGTTTTCCAAAGCCGGCAGGAGAGGTCCGCTCATATATCTGGAGAAGACATTGCTTGAAAGCCTAAAATATAAACCGGAGACATACGAATTGGAAATGGATGGCAGCACACTGCGATACAAGGCTTTCCTGATAGCATGCGGCAATGCCTCACAGTATGGGAATAATGCTTATATCACTCCGCAAGCCACATTAAATGACGGATTGCTGGACGTTACAATTCTGGAGCCTTTTACCGTATTGGATGTACCGGCATTATCATTCCAGTTGTTCAACAAGACTATCGACCAGAATAGCCGTATAAAGACTTTCCGCTGTAAGACGCTCCGCATCCATCGTTCCAAACAGGGGGTTATACATTTCGATGGAGATCCGATGATAATGGGAGAGAACATCGACGTAAACATAATCAAAAGAGGATTGCAGGTCATTGTGCCCAAGAATGTGGAAAAAGATTCCTCGAATGTATTGCAGCGTGCCCAGGACTACATCAATGGCTTGAAACAAATAAACGAAGCCATTCTGGAAGATATTACCCATACAAACAGAATGATATTGGATAAAGGCAAAGAACAGATTAAAAAACTTAGAAAGAACTAA
- the spt gene encoding serine palmitoyltransferase: protein MGLLQDKFAKYDLPQQFMAKGVYPYFRTINSHQDTEVMMDGKKVLMFGSNAYMGLTYDKRIIDASIAATEKYGTGCAGSRFLNGTLDIHVELEKELAEFVGKDEALCFSTGFTVNEGIIPAVVGRGDYIICDDRDHASIVDGRRLSFATQLKYKHNDMEDLEKELQKCEPDAVKLIIVDGVFSMEGDLANLPEIVRLKKKYNASIYVDEAHGLGVFGKQGRGVCDHFGVTEDIDLIMGTFSKSLASIGGFIAGDKEVINWLRHNARSYIFQASSTPAATAAAREALHIIKSEPERIQRLWDITNYALKSFRDAGFEIGETESPIIPLYVRDTEKTFVVTKMAFDEGIFINPVIPPACAPQDTLVRVALMATHTKEQVDYAVEKLTKCFRELGIIK from the coding sequence ATGGGTTTACTGCAAGACAAATTCGCGAAATATGATTTGCCGCAACAATTTATGGCAAAAGGGGTATACCCGTATTTCCGCACGATTAACAGCCATCAGGATACAGAGGTAATGATGGATGGCAAAAAAGTTCTGATGTTCGGTTCAAATGCATATATGGGACTGACATATGACAAGCGAATCATTGACGCTTCGATAGCTGCCACTGAAAAATATGGTACAGGGTGTGCCGGTTCCCGCTTTTTGAATGGTACTCTTGATATACATGTTGAACTGGAAAAAGAATTGGCCGAGTTCGTAGGAAAAGACGAAGCGCTCTGTTTTTCTACCGGTTTTACTGTGAACGAGGGCATTATTCCCGCAGTGGTAGGACGTGGTGACTATATCATCTGCGATGACCGCGACCACGCTTCTATTGTAGACGGACGCCGCCTTTCGTTCGCCACACAGTTAAAGTATAAGCACAATGACATGGAAGACCTTGAAAAAGAGCTTCAGAAGTGCGAACCGGATGCGGTGAAACTGATTATTGTAGATGGTGTATTCTCAATGGAAGGCGATTTGGCCAACCTGCCGGAAATCGTTCGTCTGAAAAAGAAATATAATGCCAGCATTTATGTGGATGAAGCTCACGGATTAGGTGTATTCGGTAAGCAAGGCCGCGGTGTATGCGATCATTTCGGAGTAACCGAAGATATTGACTTGATAATGGGAACATTCAGCAAGTCATTGGCTTCTATCGGTGGTTTTATTGCTGGCGACAAGGAGGTTATCAACTGGTTGCGCCACAATGCCCGCTCTTATATATTCCAGGCAAGTAGTACGCCGGCGGCAACGGCAGCGGCTCGTGAAGCACTGCACATTATTAAATCCGAACCGGAACGTATCCAACGTCTGTGGGATATCACTAACTATGCATTGAAGAGTTTCCGTGATGCAGGTTTTGAGATTGGTGAAACAGAGTCGCCCATTATACCTTTGTATGTGCGTGATACGGAAAAGACCTTTGTCGTAACGAAGATGGCTTTTGATGAAGGCATCTTTATCAATCCGGTTATACCGCCTGCATGCGCTCCTCAGGATACATTGGTACGTGTGGCATTAATGGCTACCCATACTAAAGAACAAGTGGATTATGCAGTTGAGAAGTTGACAAAATGCTTTAGGGAATTGGGGATAATCAAGTAA
- a CDS encoding M48 family metallopeptidase yields MKKQILIFTAVVCGMTCTTTAYAQFKIGGKKINVGKVVQAGTDAAKAITLSDADIAAMSREYMQWMDTHNPLTKPDTEYGKRLEKLTGHIKEVDGLKVNFGVYEVVDVNAFACGDGSVRICAGLMDIMTDDEVMAVVGHEIGHVIHTDSKDAMKSAYLRSAVKNAAGAASSTVSKLTDSELGAMAEALAGAQYSQKQETEADDYGFEFSIKHNLDPYAMYNALNKLLELSADAPKESKFQKMFSSHPDTAKRVARAKEKADEYMKNKQ; encoded by the coding sequence ATGAAAAAACAAATTCTGATTTTTACTGCTGTTGTATGTGGAATGACTTGTACTACAACTGCTTATGCGCAATTTAAAATTGGTGGTAAGAAAATAAATGTAGGTAAGGTTGTTCAAGCCGGTACGGATGCTGCTAAAGCTATAACTCTTTCGGATGCTGATATTGCAGCTATGAGCAGGGAGTATATGCAATGGATGGATACTCACAATCCTTTGACGAAGCCTGATACGGAATATGGCAAGCGTCTGGAGAAACTGACCGGACATATCAAAGAAGTGGATGGTTTGAAAGTGAATTTTGGGGTTTATGAAGTGGTTGACGTAAACGCTTTTGCCTGCGGTGACGGCAGCGTACGTATTTGCGCCGGATTAATGGATATTATGACGGATGATGAAGTAATGGCTGTAGTAGGCCATGAGATAGGTCACGTAATTCATACGGACTCCAAAGATGCAATGAAGAGCGCATATCTTCGTTCTGCCGTGAAGAATGCTGCGGGTGCTGCGAGTTCTACCGTGTCAAAGCTGACCGACTCCGAGTTGGGAGCTATGGCGGAAGCCTTGGCTGGTGCGCAATATTCGCAGAAGCAGGAAACGGAAGCGGACGATTACGGTTTTGAATTTTCTATAAAGCATAATTTGGATCCTTATGCCATGTATAATGCATTGAATAAACTGCTGGAACTTTCAGCGGACGCTCCCAAAGAATCTAAATTCCAAAAGATGTTTTCATCTCATCCGGATACGGCAAAACGAGTAGCCCGTGCTAAGGAGAAAGCTGATGAATATATGAAAAACAAGCAATAA
- a CDS encoding lipocalin family protein, with translation MSACNEKKSKDSIIDSWIMPIEGQPGKMQSIKLEEGGDASSINMATLVYKYWEQRGDELYLTVKSIGNGMEIENHYFILAAIASSTPSATPKIAANKTLTSSGNKKVMV, from the coding sequence ATGTCTGCTTGTAATGAAAAGAAAAGCAAGGACTCTATCATTGACTCATGGATAATGCCTATCGAAGGGCAACCGGGAAAAATGCAGAGTATCAAACTGGAAGAGGGTGGAGATGCCTCTTCCATTAATATGGCTACACTGGTATACAAATATTGGGAGCAACGGGGAGATGAACTTTATCTCACAGTAAAAAGCATTGGCAACGGTATGGAAATAGAGAACCATTATTTCATCCTTGCAGCAATAGCCAGCAGTACCCCGAGCGCAACGCCCAAGATAGCGGCAAACAAAACTCTTACCTCATCCGGCAACAAGAAAGTAATGGTATGA
- a CDS encoding tRNA1(Val) (adenine(37)-N6)-methyltransferase: MPNPYFQFKQFTVRHDKCAMKVGTDGVLLGAWAPVQDVKRILDVGAGSGLISLQLAQRNPEAVITSVEIDPAAAAQAQENIQSSPWSNRMEVVCCDFRKYHPEDKFDLIVSNPPYFVDALRCPDNQRCMARHTSELNYELLFGHSAHLLSEQGVISIIIPAEVERTVIDTAWKYNFHPHRRLHVFTKPGKPCRRVLLTFGRQSISCIEDSLYIEGEKHEQFTPEYIALTKDFYLKM; the protein is encoded by the coding sequence ATGCCGAATCCTTATTTTCAGTTCAAACAATTTACCGTCCGACACGACAAATGTGCCATGAAGGTAGGTACAGACGGGGTGTTATTAGGAGCGTGGGCTCCGGTTCAAGATGTTAAACGGATTCTTGATGTAGGAGCGGGTAGTGGCTTAATATCCTTACAATTAGCACAGCGTAATCCGGAAGCGGTAATTACCTCTGTCGAGATAGATCCGGCAGCGGCGGCACAAGCCCAAGAGAATATTCAATCGTCCCCCTGGAGCAATCGGATGGAAGTTGTATGCTGCGACTTCCGCAAGTATCACCCGGAAGATAAATTCGACCTGATCGTTTCCAACCCGCCTTATTTTGTTGACGCCCTGAGATGCCCTGACAATCAGCGCTGCATGGCACGGCACACGAGTGAGCTGAACTATGAACTTCTTTTTGGGCATTCGGCGCACTTATTATCGGAACAGGGAGTTATAAGCATTATCATTCCGGCCGAAGTTGAAAGAACAGTGATTGATACGGCCTGGAAATATAATTTTCATCCACATCGCCGTTTGCATGTTTTTACCAAACCCGGAAAACCTTGCCGGCGCGTGTTGCTGACTTTCGGCCGGCAAAGCATATCATGTATTGAGGACAGTCTTTACATAGAAGGAGAGAAACACGAACAATTTACCCCGGAGTACATTGCGCTGACCAAAGACTTTTATTTAAAGATGTAA
- the lon gene encoding endopeptidase La, protein MKKRNYFSDIEDRNENAFSVIADFEGNEEQLMDIEVDEILPVLPLRNMVLFPGVFMPVSVGRKSSLKLVREAEKKSSYIAVVCQKAADTEEPVLEDLHTIGTVAKIVRVLEMPDQTTTVILQGSKRIELKEIMEVAPYLKGRVTTLNEEIPAKDDKEFQALVEACKDLTVRYIKSSEMFPQDSAFAIKNINNPMFLVDFICTNLPLKKDEKIELLRIDALRARTYRLLEILNREVQLAEIKESIQMRAREDIDQQQREYFLQQQIKTIQDELGGGSQEQELEEMRKKAETIKWNEEVKSTFLKEVDKLERMHPQSPDYSVQLNYLQTMMSLPWGVYTTDNLNLTNAEKTLNKDHYGLEKVKERILEHLAVLKLKGDMKSPIICLYGPPGVGKTSLGRSIAAALKRKYIRMSLGGVHDEAEVRGHRKTYIGAMPGRIIKSLVKAGSSNPVFILDEIDKVSADRQGDPSSALLEVLDPEQNTTFHDNFLDVDYDLSKVMFIATANNLNTIPGPLLDRMELIEVSGYITEEKIEIARRHLVPKELEANGMKKSDIKIPKNTLEAIIESYTRESGVRELEKKIGKILRKSARQYATDGYFAKTEIKPGDLYEFLGAPEYTRDKYQGNEYAGVVTGLAWTAVGGEILFVETSLSRGKGGRLTLTGNLGDVMKESAMLALEYIKSHASLLNLDEEIFDNWNIHVHVPEGAIPKDGPSAGITMATSLASALTQRKVKANLAMTGEITLRGKVLPVGGIKEKILAAKRAGIKEIILSDENRKNIEEIQEIYLKGLTFHYVKDVKEVFAIALTDEKVADAIDLSVKKEKIEK, encoded by the coding sequence ATGAAGAAAAGAAATTACTTTAGTGATATCGAAGATAGGAATGAAAATGCATTTTCTGTAATTGCTGATTTTGAGGGGAATGAAGAACAATTGATGGATATTGAGGTTGATGAAATCCTTCCGGTATTGCCTCTTCGGAACATGGTTTTGTTTCCGGGTGTGTTTATGCCGGTATCCGTTGGAAGAAAGTCTTCCTTAAAATTGGTGCGTGAGGCAGAAAAGAAAAGTTCATATATAGCTGTAGTGTGTCAGAAAGCCGCTGATACGGAGGAGCCTGTACTTGAGGACTTGCATACAATCGGTACGGTTGCCAAGATTGTCCGTGTATTGGAAATGCCGGATCAGACAACGACTGTTATTCTGCAAGGTTCCAAACGCATTGAGTTGAAAGAAATAATGGAAGTGGCTCCTTATTTGAAAGGGCGTGTAACTACCCTCAATGAAGAGATACCTGCTAAAGATGACAAGGAATTTCAGGCATTGGTAGAAGCATGTAAGGATTTGACCGTGCGTTACATAAAATCCTCGGAAATGTTTCCGCAAGACTCTGCATTTGCCATCAAAAACATTAATAACCCGATGTTTTTGGTAGATTTTATCTGTACCAATCTGCCCTTGAAGAAGGATGAAAAGATAGAGTTGCTGCGTATTGACGCATTGCGTGCCCGCACTTATCGTTTGCTTGAGATTTTGAATCGGGAAGTGCAGCTTGCCGAGATCAAGGAGTCTATCCAAATGCGCGCCCGCGAGGATATAGACCAGCAACAGCGCGAATATTTCCTGCAACAGCAGATTAAAACCATTCAGGATGAATTGGGTGGTGGCAGCCAGGAGCAGGAGCTGGAAGAAATGCGCAAAAAAGCTGAAACCATAAAATGGAATGAAGAAGTAAAAAGTACATTCCTGAAAGAAGTGGATAAGTTGGAGCGCATGCATCCGCAATCGCCCGATTACAGTGTGCAACTGAACTACTTGCAGACTATGATGAGTTTGCCGTGGGGCGTTTATACAACGGATAATCTGAACCTGACTAATGCAGAGAAGACGTTGAATAAAGACCATTACGGCTTGGAGAAGGTAAAAGAGCGTATATTGGAGCACCTTGCCGTATTGAAGCTGAAAGGAGATATGAAGTCGCCTATCATCTGTCTGTATGGTCCTCCGGGTGTGGGTAAGACCTCTTTGGGGCGCTCTATAGCGGCTGCTTTGAAGCGGAAGTATATCCGTATGTCCTTGGGTGGCGTACATGATGAAGCGGAAGTACGCGGACACCGCAAGACGTATATCGGAGCAATGCCCGGACGTATTATCAAGAGTCTGGTTAAAGCCGGTTCTTCCAATCCCGTATTTATATTGGACGAGATAGACAAGGTGAGTGCCGACCGTCAGGGCGACCCTTCTTCCGCTCTGCTCGAAGTGCTTGATCCGGAACAGAATACTACGTTCCACGACAACTTCCTGGATGTGGATTATGACTTGTCGAAGGTGATGTTCATTGCTACCGCCAATAATCTGAACACAATTCCGGGGCCGTTGCTCGACCGTATGGAGTTGATTGAAGTAAGCGGCTACATAACCGAAGAAAAGATAGAAATTGCCCGTCGCCACTTGGTTCCGAAAGAGCTGGAAGCAAACGGTATGAAGAAGAGCGATATCAAGATTCCAAAGAATACGTTGGAAGCAATCATCGAGTCTTATACCCGTGAAAGCGGTGTACGTGAATTGGAAAAGAAGATTGGAAAAATTCTTCGCAAATCGGCTCGCCAATATGCCACGGACGGCTATTTCGCAAAAACAGAAATCAAGCCGGGCGATTTGTACGAATTCCTGGGTGCTCCCGAATATACACGCGACAAATATCAAGGCAATGAATATGCCGGTGTAGTTACGGGCTTGGCATGGACTGCTGTCGGCGGTGAGATTCTGTTTGTCGAAACCAGTCTCAGCCGCGGTAAAGGCGGTCGCTTGACACTGACCGGAAACCTGGGTGATGTAATGAAAGAATCGGCTATGCTGGCATTGGAGTATATCAAGTCTCATGCTTCGCTGCTGAATCTTGATGAAGAGATTTTCGACAATTGGAATATCCATGTTCATGTTCCCGAAGGAGCTATCCCCAAAGATGGCCCGTCGGCAGGTATAACAATGGCTACTTCGCTGGCATCCGCACTTACGCAGAGAAAAGTAAAGGCCAATCTTGCCATGACAGGCGAAATCACGCTGCGCGGAAAAGTTCTTCCCGTAGGTGGTATCAAGGAAAAGATTCTGGCTGCCAAACGTGCCGGTATCAAGGAGATTATCCTCAGCGACGAGAATCGTAAGAACATTGAAGAGATACAGGAAATTTATCTGAAAGGACTGACTTTCCACTATGTGAAAGACGTAAAAGAAGTGTTTGCCATTGCGCTGACTGATGAAAAGGTAGCTGATGCCATTGACTTGTCCGTTAAAAAAGAAAAGATAGAAAAGTAA
- the tgt gene encoding tRNA guanosine(34) transglycosylase Tgt, with product MTFELQYTDSKTNARAGLITTDHGQIETPIFMPVGTLGTVKGVHLTELKEDIKAQIILGNTYHLYLRPGLDVIEKAGGLHKFNDFDRPMLTDSGGFQVFSLAGIRKLREEGAEFRSHIDGSKHIFTPERVMDIERTIGADIMMAFDECTPGDAEYAYAKKSMEMTHRWLDRCITRFNETEPKYGYHQALFPIVQGCVYPDLRKRSAEFIASKGAEGNAIGGLAVGEPTEKMYEMIELVNEILPKDKPRYLMGVGTPVNILEGIERGVDMFDCVMPTRNGRNGMLFTKDGIINMRNKKWETDFSPIEADGASYVDTLYSKAYLRHLFHAQELLAMQIASIHNLAFYLWLAGEARKHIIAGDFSTWKPMMVQRVSTRL from the coding sequence ATGACATTTGAGTTACAGTATACAGACAGCAAGACAAATGCCCGTGCAGGTTTGATTACCACCGACCACGGACAGATTGAAACGCCTATCTTTATGCCGGTAGGTACGTTGGGAACCGTAAAAGGCGTGCATTTGACAGAGTTGAAAGAAGATATAAAGGCGCAGATAATATTAGGTAATACCTATCATCTTTATTTGCGTCCCGGATTGGATGTTATTGAAAAAGCCGGCGGATTGCACAAGTTCAACGACTTCGACCGTCCGATGCTGACCGATAGCGGCGGTTTTCAGGTCTTTTCCTTGGCAGGTATCCGCAAGTTGCGTGAAGAAGGTGCTGAGTTCCGTTCGCACATCGACGGAAGCAAACACATTTTCACTCCGGAAAGGGTAATGGATATTGAACGTACCATCGGGGCAGACATCATGATGGCTTTTGACGAGTGTACTCCGGGTGATGCAGAGTATGCCTATGCCAAGAAGTCCATGGAAATGACGCATCGTTGGCTGGACCGTTGTATCACGCGGTTCAATGAAACGGAACCCAAATACGGCTATCATCAGGCTCTTTTCCCTATCGTGCAGGGGTGTGTTTATCCCGACCTTCGCAAGCGCTCGGCCGAGTTCATAGCCTCCAAAGGAGCCGAGGGCAATGCCATCGGCGGTTTGGCTGTGGGCGAACCTACGGAGAAGATGTACGAAATGATAGAGCTGGTGAATGAGATACTGCCGAAGGACAAGCCTCGTTATCTGATGGGTGTAGGTACACCTGTGAACATTCTGGAAGGCATCGAACGCGGAGTTGACATGTTCGACTGCGTAATGCCTACACGTAACGGACGCAACGGTATGCTGTTTACAAAAGACGGTATCATCAACATGCGTAACAAGAAATGGGAAACCGACTTCTCTCCTATTGAGGCAGACGGTGCATCTTACGTAGATACATTATATAGTAAGGCCTATCTGCGCCACCTCTTCCATGCACAGGAGTTGCTGGCCATGCAGATTGCTTCCATTCACAATCTGGCATTTTACCTTTGGCTTGCCGGTGAAGCCCGCAAGCATATTATTGCCGGTGATTTCTCTACATGGAAACCGATGATGGTACAACGTGTATCGACAAGATTATGA
- a CDS encoding LptF/LptG family permease produces the protein MRKIDWKMLKDIKLPVGKNKFLKRLDWYIIKKFLGTYVFAIALIISIAVVFDFNEKMDRFMSHEAPWQAIIFDYYMNFIPYFANLFSPLFVFIAVIFFTSKLAENSEIIAMFSTGMSFKRMLRPYMVSAAIIAITTFCLGSYVIPKGSVTRLNFEDKYYKPRKSTTARNIQLEVDSGVIAYIERFEDYSKTGYRFSLDKFKDKQLVSHLTARSITYDTAAVHKWKVKDYMIREMDGMRESIVKGERLDTILFMEPADFLIMKNQQEMLTSPQLSEYIDRQRQRGFANIKEFEIEYHKRIAMSFASFILTLIGVSLSSKKTKGGMGLHLGIGLGLSFSYILFQTIASTFAVNGNVPPVIAVWIPNLLYAFIAFYLYKKAPK, from the coding sequence ATGAGAAAGATTGACTGGAAGATGCTGAAAGACATCAAGCTGCCTGTCGGGAAAAATAAGTTCCTCAAGCGGTTGGACTGGTACATCATCAAGAAGTTCCTGGGAACATACGTGTTTGCCATAGCCCTGATTATTTCTATCGCCGTAGTATTCGACTTTAATGAAAAAATGGACCGCTTCATGTCTCATGAAGCGCCATGGCAAGCCATTATCTTCGATTACTACATGAACTTCATCCCCTACTTTGCCAATCTGTTCAGTCCGCTGTTTGTCTTCATCGCAGTAATCTTCTTTACTTCCAAACTTGCGGAGAACTCGGAGATTATCGCAATGTTCTCTACGGGAATGAGTTTTAAGCGCATGCTGCGTCCTTATATGGTGTCGGCGGCTATTATCGCAATCACTACGTTCTGTCTCGGTTCGTATGTCATTCCTAAAGGCAGTGTTACGCGACTTAATTTTGAGGACAAATACTATAAGCCCCGCAAGTCCACCACAGCCCGCAATATTCAGTTGGAGGTCGATTCGGGAGTCATTGCCTATATAGAGCGCTTTGAGGATTACAGCAAAACGGGTTACCGCTTTTCGCTCGATAAGTTCAAGGACAAGCAGTTAGTGTCCCATCTTACCGCACGCAGCATTACTTACGATACGGCAGCCGTTCACAAATGGAAGGTGAAGGACTACATGATCCGTGAAATGGACGGTATGCGCGAAAGCATCGTTAAAGGAGAGCGGCTGGATACCATTCTCTTTATGGAACCTGCCGACTTCCTCATAATGAAAAACCAGCAGGAAATGCTCACCAGCCCTCAGTTGAGCGAGTACATAGACCGGCAACGGCAACGCGGTTTTGCCAATATCAAGGAGTTCGAGATAGAATATCATAAACGCATAGCCATGTCTTTTGCCTCGTTTATCCTGACGCTGATTGGCGTATCTCTTTCTTCGAAAAAGACAAAAGGCGGCATGGGATTGCACTTGGGTATAGGTTTGGGATTAAGTTTCTCGTATATCCTGTTCCAGACGATTGCCTCTACATTTGCAGTGAATGGTAATGTGCCGCCTGTCATAGCGGTATGGATACCGAACCTGCTTTATGCATTCATAGCATTCTATTTGTATAAGAAAGCGCCGAAGTAA
- a CDS encoding thioredoxin-like domain-containing protein, producing the protein MKYVKWIFVVLLIGSLTSFVEKDKPTGGLNVGDIAPDFKIQSMSAGQPLAELSDMKGKYVLLSFWASYDAHSRMQNASLSNVLRSASRNENVEMVSVSFDEYQSIFKETVRKDQIVTPTCFVETKGESSGLFKKYRLGRGFTNYLLDENGVIIAKNISAAELSAYLN; encoded by the coding sequence ATGAAATATGTAAAATGGATTTTTGTTGTATTACTAATTGGTTCCTTGACTTCTTTTGTAGAAAAAGACAAACCGACCGGCGGTTTGAATGTGGGTGACATAGCCCCGGACTTCAAAATCCAATCTATGTCTGCCGGGCAACCGTTAGCCGAACTTTCGGACATGAAAGGCAAATATGTGTTGCTTAGCTTTTGGGCAAGTTATGACGCGCACTCCCGGATGCAAAACGCGAGTTTGAGCAATGTGCTTCGTTCCGCTTCCCGCAATGAAAATGTAGAAATGGTTTCCGTCTCATTCGATGAGTATCAGTCTATCTTTAAGGAAACCGTTCGTAAGGACCAAATAGTTACGCCCACCTGTTTCGTGGAAACTAAAGGCGAGTCCTCCGGCTTATTCAAGAAATATCGCTTAGGTCGCGGATTTACTAACTATTTACTGGATGAAAATGGTGTGATTATTGCCAAAAACATCTCTGCTGCAGAGCTTTCGGCTTACTTGAATTAA
- the serB gene encoding phosphoserine phosphatase SerB, whose protein sequence is MKPLSTELILIRVTGEDRPGLTASVTEILAKYDATILDIGQADIHNTLSLGILCKTEEQHSGFIMKELLFKASSLGVTIRFYPITAKEYEDWVSMQGKNRYILTLLGRKLSARQISAVTRILAEQGMNIDAIKRLTGRIPLDECDTKTRACIEFSVRGTPKDRIGMQEELMRLASELEMDFSFQLDNMYRRMRRLICFDMDSTLIETEVIDELAIRAGVGEQVKAITERAMRGEIDFTESFRERVALLKGLDESVMQEIAENLPITEGVDRLMYVLKKYGYKIAILSGGFTYFGHYLQQKYGIDYVYANELEIENGKLTGRYLGDVVDGKRKAELLRLIAQVEKVDIAQTIAVGDGANDLPMLGIAGLGIAFHAKPKVVANAKQSINTIGLDGVLYFLGFKDSYIDIPR, encoded by the coding sequence ATGAAACCATTAAGTACAGAACTTATCCTGATCCGCGTAACAGGTGAAGACCGTCCGGGACTGACGGCTTCGGTTACAGAAATTCTTGCCAAGTACGATGCAACTATCCTTGACATCGGACAAGCCGATATCCATAACACCCTGTCGTTAGGTATTTTATGTAAGACGGAAGAACAACATTCCGGCTTTATCATGAAAGAGCTGCTTTTCAAGGCATCGTCTTTGGGTGTCACCATCCGTTTCTACCCTATTACAGCAAAAGAATATGAGGACTGGGTGAGCATGCAGGGCAAGAACCGTTACATTCTCACGTTGCTCGGACGTAAGTTGTCTGCCCGTCAGATTTCGGCGGTGACCCGTATTCTGGCAGAGCAAGGAATGAACATTGATGCCATCAAACGTCTTACAGGGCGTATTCCGTTGGACGAATGCGATACAAAGACGCGTGCCTGCATTGAATTTTCCGTACGAGGCACCCCTAAAGACCGTATCGGCATGCAAGAAGAACTGATGCGGCTGGCCAGTGAGCTGGAAATGGATTTCTCTTTCCAACTGGATAATATGTATCGCCGTATGCGCCGCCTTATCTGTTTTGACATGGACTCCACACTGATAGAGACCGAAGTTATCGACGAACTGGCCATTCGTGCAGGTGTCGGCGAGCAGGTAAAGGCTATCACGGAACGTGCCATGCGGGGAGAAATAGACTTTACGGAGAGCTTTCGTGAGCGGGTGGCATTATTAAAAGGATTGGATGAATCTGTCATGCAGGAGATTGCCGAGAACCTGCCTATTACGGAGGGGGTCGACCGACTGATGTATGTTCTGAAGAAATATGGTTATAAAATAGCTATTCTTTCAGGTGGTTTCACTTACTTCGGACATTATCTCCAGCAGAAATACGGCATTGACTATGTATATGCCAATGAACTGGAAATAGAGAATGGCAAACTGACCGGACGTTATCTCGGCGATGTAGTGGACGGCAAACGCAAAGCGGAACTGCTGCGTCTGATAGCGCAGGTTGAGAAAGTGGATATAGCACAGACCATTGCAGTAGGTGACGGAGCCAATGACTTGCCGATGCTGGGGATAGCCGGATTGGGCATCGCTTTTCATGCCAAGCCTAAAGTTGTGGCAAATGCCAAGCAGTCCATTAATACCATCGGCTTGGACGGAGTGCTTTATTTCTTGGGATTCAAGGATTCCTATATAGATATTCCGCGGTAA